Proteins from a single region of Penaeus monodon isolate SGIC_2016 chromosome 12, NSTDA_Pmon_1, whole genome shotgun sequence:
- the LOC119579557 gene encoding uncharacterized protein LOC119579557, with protein MGGTACCRDGRCCGCCSLRAGALAIAILNLLVSIVGVVLVIYFSSRGGSVQWVRLAIHVIQLIFNCLLIHGIRKERKGFVMAWVWVMTIIVLGTVILCVIELVKRENPAGDHTPLVVLIASVLNGFFIIVVRSYGLSISDRRGEA; from the exons ATGGGCGGAACTGCTTGTTGTCGCGACGGGCGATGCTGTGGGTGCTGCTCCCTTCGCGCCGGCGCTCTGGCCATTGCTATTCTGAACCTG TTGGTCTccattgttggtgttgtgttagtCATATACTTCTCTAGCAGAG GAGGCTCTGTGCAGTGGGTAAGGCTCGCCATCCACGTTATTCAGCTGATTTTCAACTGTCTGCTCATCCATGGCATCCGGAAG gAGCGCAAGGGCTTCGTGATGGCGTGGGTCTGGGTGATGACCATCATCGTCCTCGGCACGGTCATACTATGCGTCATCGAGCTAGTCAAGAGGGAGAACCCCGCCGGAGACCACACGCCCTTGGTCGTCCTCATAGCCTCGGTGCTCAACGggtttttcatcattgttgtcagGTCGTACGGTCTGTCG ATTAGTGATCGACGCGGTGAAgcttaa
- the LOC119579558 gene encoding uncharacterized protein LOC119579558: protein MSARIDMEDLRPENTDRRGRCNRELACLIVSFFAMAIDQILDARNVYRFYTGGYNVFFWLSLVFTVGPALFIHLDVTKKLKPSRWKALLYFPVAPWLLIGKVIQSRGNTNEEQSYLKRTLNDMKVVEGFFEAVPQLFIQMTALRLGISKGGFGVNFNSVKIVSSYVSASVAILSRFCEEMSWPLQGLFVFLVAMVLGSRVFVCASLFSLPSPRLYTGFLPLALSVLLAWVTDYVFEREKVSLSRAYIKATLLPPEDKAGGMASLVYCAFGLVFWLLTVSQPLSVFVFMFVIISHVLGGIGWILINWLLKGPH from the exons ATGAGTGCACGTATCGATATGGAGGACCTACGTCCAGAAAATACAGACAGGAGAGGCAGGTGCAATAGGGAACTGGCTTGTTTAATAGTTTCCTTTTTTGCTATGGCAATCGACCAAATTCTCGACGCAAGGAATGTCTACAGATTCTACACTGGGGGTTACAACGTGTTCTTTTGGCTGAGTCTGGTGTTCACGGTCGGTCCTGCATTGTTCATTCATCTGGACGTCACAAAAAA GTTGAAACCATCCAGGTGGAAGGCTCTGCTGTATTTTCCCGTCGCTCCGTGGcttct aataGGGAAGGTTATCCAAAGCAGAGGGAACACGAATGAGGAGCAAAGTTATTTAAAAAGGACTTTAAACGATATGAAAGTAGTTGAAGGCTTTTTTGAGGCTGTGCCTCAGCTGTTCATCCAAATGACTGCTTTGAGACTCGGCATTTCTAAGG GTGGCTTTGGAGTTAATTTCAACAGTGTGAAGATTGTATCCAGCTATGTCTCTGCCAGTGTTGCCATTCTGTCTCGCTTCTGCGAAGAAATGAGTTGGCCTCTTCAAGGACTTTTTGTATTCCTAGTGGCAATGGTCTTAG GGTCGCGAGTCTTCGTGTGTGCGTCTCTGTTTTCCCTCCCTAGTCCCCGGCTCTACACGGGCTTCCTTCCTCTAGCGCTCAGCGTCCTCCTCGCCTGGGTCACCGACTACGTGttcgagagagaaaaagtgtcTCTCAGCAGAGCATACATAAAAGCTACCCTTCTGCCTCCTGAGGACAAGGCTGGTGGCATGGCCTCCCTGGTATACTGTGCTTTTGGGTTAGTCTTCTGGCTGCTCACTGTGTCTCAGCCCTTGAGTGTTTTTGTCTTTATGTTCGTGATCATCAGCCATGTCCTAGGAGGAATCGGATGGATATTAATCAATTGGCTCTTGAAAGGGCCTCACTAG
- the LOC119579559 gene encoding uncharacterized protein LOC119579559 isoform X1 gives MSDPLAMGDVNTEHIGLRTFEASVMGGGGDEEVGDAGTPLAEQSAVSDEEPGDREEEAERTCNDELFCLILSLVLMSIDQFLDGFSSYKFYVGGYTLFFVLNLVFTVIPALCLHLGATVALKLSWWKALLCFPVAPWVLLGKVIHNRIKGDSTEEQKDLKRNSKNMSVCEGFFEAVPQLLIQMTALRLGISKESGVILTCVKMVFSCVCASLALLSRFREGMSKPLQGVSVFLVAMVLGSRVFVCASLFSLPSPRLYTGFLPLALSVLLACVTDYVFEREKVSLSRAYIKATLLPPEDKAGGMASLVYCAFGLVFWLLTVSRPLSVLVFVCVTVIHILGGIGWMVLKQYDKSLARVRGRNVHA, from the exons ATGAGTGACCCTCTCGCCATGGGAGATGTGAACACAGAGCATATAGGACTGCGGACTTTCGAAGCCTCAgtaatgggaggagggggtgacGAGGAGGTGGGGGACGCAGGCACGCCGTTAGCAGAGCAGAGTGCTGTGAGCGACGAAGAGCCGGGAGAtcgagaggaagaggcggagagaaCGTGTAATGATGAACTGTTTTGTTTAATATTGTCTTTGGTTTTAATGTCCATCGATCAATTTTTGGACGGATTTAGCTCCTACAAGTTCTACGTAGGAGGGTACACCTTGTTCTTTGTGCTGAATCTGGTGTTCACAGTCATTCCTGCGTTGTGCCTTCACCTCGGCGCCACTGTAGC GTTGAAACTATCCTGGTGGAAGGCTCTGCTGTGTTTTCCCGTCGCTCCGTGGGTTCT acTAGGGAAGGTTATCCATAACCGTATCAAAGGAGACTCGACCGAGGAGCAAAAAGATTTGAAGAGGAATTCAaagaatatgagtgtgtgtgaaggCTTCTTTGAGGCCGTGCCTCAGCTGCTCATCCAAATGACTGCTTTGAGACTCGGCATTTCTAAGG AGTCTGGAGTTATTTTAACGTGTGTGAAGATGGTATTCAGCTGTGTCTGTGCCTCGCTTGCCCTTCTGTCTCGCTTTCGCGAGGGAATGAGTAAGCCTCTTCAAGGAGTTTCTGTATTCCTAGTGGCAATGGTCTTAG GGTCGCGAGTCTTCGTGTGTGCGTCTCTGTTTTCCCTCCCTAGTCCCCGGCTCTACACGGGCTTCCTTCCTCTAGCGCTCAGCGTCCTCCTCGCCTGCGTCACCGACTACGTGttcgagagagaaaaagtgtcTCTCAGCAGAGCATACATAAAAGCTACCCTTCTGCCTCCTGAGGACAAGGCTGGTGGCATGGCCTCCCTGGTATACTGCGCTTTTGGGTTAGTCTTCTGGCTGCTCACTGTGTCTCGGCCCTTGAGTGTTcttgtctttgtgtgcgtgaccGTCATTCATATCCTTGGAGGAATTGGGTGGATGGTATTAAAACAATACGACAAAAGTCTTGCAAGGGTAAGGGGAAGAAATGTTCATGCCTGA
- the LOC119579559 gene encoding uncharacterized protein LOC119579559 isoform X2 has product MSDPLAMGDVNTEHIGLRTFEASVMGGGGDEEVGDAGTPLAEQSAVSDEEPGDREEEAERTCNDELFCLILSLVLMSIDQFLDGFSSYKFYVGGYTLFFVLNLVFTVIPALCLHLGATVALGKVIHNRIKGDSTEEQKDLKRNSKNMSVCEGFFEAVPQLLIQMTALRLGISKESGVILTCVKMVFSCVCASLALLSRFREGMSKPLQGVSVFLVAMVLGSRVFVCASLFSLPSPRLYTGFLPLALSVLLACVTDYVFEREKVSLSRAYIKATLLPPEDKAGGMASLVYCAFGLVFWLLTVSRPLSVLVFVCVTVIHILGGIGWMVLKQYDKSLARVRGRNVHA; this is encoded by the exons ATGAGTGACCCTCTCGCCATGGGAGATGTGAACACAGAGCATATAGGACTGCGGACTTTCGAAGCCTCAgtaatgggaggagggggtgacGAGGAGGTGGGGGACGCAGGCACGCCGTTAGCAGAGCAGAGTGCTGTGAGCGACGAAGAGCCGGGAGAtcgagaggaagaggcggagagaaCGTGTAATGATGAACTGTTTTGTTTAATATTGTCTTTGGTTTTAATGTCCATCGATCAATTTTTGGACGGATTTAGCTCCTACAAGTTCTACGTAGGAGGGTACACCTTGTTCTTTGTGCTGAATCTGGTGTTCACAGTCATTCCTGCGTTGTGCCTTCACCTCGGCGCCACTGTAGC acTAGGGAAGGTTATCCATAACCGTATCAAAGGAGACTCGACCGAGGAGCAAAAAGATTTGAAGAGGAATTCAaagaatatgagtgtgtgtgaaggCTTCTTTGAGGCCGTGCCTCAGCTGCTCATCCAAATGACTGCTTTGAGACTCGGCATTTCTAAGG AGTCTGGAGTTATTTTAACGTGTGTGAAGATGGTATTCAGCTGTGTCTGTGCCTCGCTTGCCCTTCTGTCTCGCTTTCGCGAGGGAATGAGTAAGCCTCTTCAAGGAGTTTCTGTATTCCTAGTGGCAATGGTCTTAG GGTCGCGAGTCTTCGTGTGTGCGTCTCTGTTTTCCCTCCCTAGTCCCCGGCTCTACACGGGCTTCCTTCCTCTAGCGCTCAGCGTCCTCCTCGCCTGCGTCACCGACTACGTGttcgagagagaaaaagtgtcTCTCAGCAGAGCATACATAAAAGCTACCCTTCTGCCTCCTGAGGACAAGGCTGGTGGCATGGCCTCCCTGGTATACTGCGCTTTTGGGTTAGTCTTCTGGCTGCTCACTGTGTCTCGGCCCTTGAGTGTTcttgtctttgtgtgcgtgaccGTCATTCATATCCTTGGAGGAATTGGGTGGATGGTATTAAAACAATACGACAAAAGTCTTGCAAGGGTAAGGGGAAGAAATGTTCATGCCTGA